One genomic window of Glycine soja cultivar W05 chromosome 9, ASM419377v2, whole genome shotgun sequence includes the following:
- the LOC114367346 gene encoding isoflavone 7-O-glucosyltransferase 1-like: MKDTIVLYPNLGRGHLVSMVELGKLILTQYPSLSITILILTPPITPSTTTIACDSNARYITTVTATTPAITFHHVPFNFNTPSLPLHILSLEFTRHSTQNITVALQTLAKASNLKALVMDFMNFNDPKALTKNLNNNVPIYFYYTSCASTLSTPSL; encoded by the coding sequence ATGAAAGACACCATTGTTCTATACCCTAATCTTGGTAGGGGACACCTAGTCTCCATGGTGGAGCTAGGAAAACTCATTCTAACCCAGTACCCTTCACTTTCCATCACTATACTCATCCTCACTCCTCCCATCACCCCTTCCACCACTACCATCGCATGCGACTCTAATGCTAGATACATCACCACTGTCACCGCCACCACCCCCGCCATCACGTTCCACCACGTCCCCTTCAACTTTAACACCCCCTCCCTCCCCCTTCACATCCTCTCCCTCGAATTCACCCGCCACAGCACGCAAAACATCACCGTTGCACTCCAAACCCTCGCCAAAGCCTCGAACCTCAAAGCCCTCGTCATGGACTTCATGAACTTCAATGACCCCAAAGCCCTCACCAAAAATCTCAACAACAACGTCCCCATTTACTTCTACTACACTTCTTGCGCCTCCACTCTCTCTACTCCTtcgttgtag